The sequence below is a genomic window from Nitrospirae bacterium CG2_30_53_67.
CATTGACCCCGGACTTGCTCTTCTCTCCCGATATATTCACCTGGACCAGAACCGGCAATGGCTTTCCCAGCTTTCCTGCCTCCTCATTCAGGGCATCAGCCGCCCGCAGGCTGTCTACCGAGTGGACCATGTCAAAAAGGTCTGCGGCCTCACGGGCCTTGTTGGTCTGCAGATGGCCGATCATATGCCACTGCACGCTCTTCCCCATCCTCCGGATCTTGTCCCCGGCCTCCTGGACCCGGTTTTCGCCCAGCAAGGTGATGCCGGCGGAAACGGCCTCCTGTATCCTTTCAACATCCACGGTCTTGGTCACGGCTACGATGGTGATTCCTTCAGGGTCTCTCCCTGCATGCCGTGCCGCTCTTTCGACGCGTTTCCGGATTTTTTCAATATTCTCTGCAACAGACAAAGGATCCTTTTCCCAGATCTTAGCGGCCCTATTCGTAAATACGATTGACATGGATTGCAAAATCTCCCCTCTCCCCTCAGAGGGATAACTCCCCCCCCTTGCCCCCTCTTAAATAAGAGGGGGAAAACCTTTAGAAAAGGGAGGCGAGAGCCTGCCCTCGAATGGGTTTATCGGGGGAGGGATTTATAGAGATCATGTCGTTCCAATTTTTAAATTTTAAGACCTTTAATAAAATCTCTCCCTGGATCTGGAGGCATCAGAACCGGAAACAGCATACCCTCGCCGGACCCGATGCATGGACCTGCCGGAATCAGGAGTTCTCCTCATGGATGAGCATGATCATCGCCATCATCCGCCCTGTATCCTTTCCGTTGCTTTTCCGATGGGAGTAAAACGTCCGAGGAGCGCAGGCGGTGCAAAGGTCGACATGATGGATGTTGTCCTCTTTCACGCCGCAGTTTACAAGCTCCATGTGGTTCATCTTCCTGAGATCCAGAAAATAAGATCCCCCCTCGTGAATCAGGGCCTGTTTTTGGACTGGGTGATTATGGTTGACCCGCTCAGCGACTTCCTCCCCCACCTCATAACAGCCGGCTTCAATGCACGGGCCTATGGCGGCCCGAAGATCACCGGATGAAGACCCGAAATCCTTGTGCATCCTCTCGACCACGTTGGAGATCAGATGATGGAGGCTCCCTTCCCTGCCTGCATGCACCGCGGCAACGGCCTTCTTTTCCGGATCAACCATGAGGATGGGGACGCAGTCCGCCGTCAAGACGCCGATGGCCGCGCCGGGCTGATCGGTGATGATGGCATCGGCCTGGGCCTGCCTGTACTCTTCAGCCGGGTGGTCCCTGGTCTCGATCCTGAGGACCCGGGTGCCGTGCATCTGACGGACGGTATAGACCTCAGGGTTCCCGGCATTCAGGGCCTTGACAAACATGCACCGGTTGATCTCCACCAAGTCCTTGTCCTCGCCGGAATTCAAGGAGAGATTCATCCCCTTGAACGGGCCCGAGCTCACTCCTCCCACCCGTGTGCTGAACCCGTGGCGAACGAGGTTCAACGCTTCAAAGGCGGGGATGACGATGAACTTCACCCCTTCGTTTTTACGGACATCGTATGATTTCTCCTTTTTTTTAGCCATGACCTTCCTCGGAGCCCCCGCAGACGCCGCACCGGTGACACGCCGAATCATCGGGACAGGCGGGGGTCAAACGCCCTGAAGCGGACCGTTGATACTCCCTGTACAGGTATTCCCGGCGGCAGCCCGGTTCCACAATATCCCATGGAAAGATCTCATCTTTCTCCCGCTCGCGAAAAGGCGAACCGGCCAGATCCGGACCCGCCTCTTTCAGGGCCTGGGCCCAGTTTCCGGACCTCCCGGCCACGGAGATCAGCAAGGCGCCGGCCCGCCGGTCTCCCCGTGACAAAAGCCCCTGGATCACCGACCATTTGGGAAGGTCCTGTATGACCGTCATATTCCCCTTACCGTTCAGCCGTTTTTTAATATAACCTATTTTTTTTGTCAATGCATCTTTTTTGTTCATGGGAAACCACTGGAAGGGCGTATGAGGCTTGGGGACGAAGCTGTTCAGGCTCACGGTGATCCCCCCGATCCGGCCCTGCTCCCTCCCCGCCTGCCTCTGAATTTCCTTGATTTTTAAAACAAGATCCACCAGGGCCTCGATATCCTCGTTCTCCTCGAAAGGGAGACCCACCATGAAATAAAGCTTGAGATTCAAAATCCGATACCCCAAGGCCATCCGGCAGGCGTTTAGGATATCCTGCTCGTCAATCCCCTTGTTCATGATCTCCCGCATGCGCCGGCTCCCGCCCTCCGGGGCCAAAGAGATGGTTTTATGCCCGCTTTCCGCCAGGGCGGACATGAGTTCAGGGATGAGGGAATCGGCCCGGAGGGAAGAGACGGAAATCCTCGCCCCGCAGGCACGGATCTCCCTGACCAGATCAGCCAGCCGGGGGTAATCCGAGACCGCAGCGCCCACCAGCCCGATCCTGTCGGTATAATAAAGTCCTTCACGAACCGATTTCATGACCCCATCAAGACTCCGGAACCTGGGCGGCCTGTAGATATATCCGGCGGCGCAAAACCGGCAATGCCGGCCGCACCCCCGAGAGAGCTCGATCAGGAACATGTCGTTCAGTTCCGTATCCGGGGTCATCACCCTGGATACGGCCGGAAGCCGGTCCAGATCCCCGGCCCAGCGCCGCTTGATTCTCGGCGGAAAATCCGGATCGTGTTCGATCTTTGCCACCCGCCCAAGGGAGTCATAATGAAACGCATAGGCATGAGGAAAATAGACCCCCTCCAGCCCCAGGCATGCCTCAGAGAATCGTTTGAATCCGGCAGGGTCCCTGACCGGGTTCCCGGCGAGCGCATCCATGACCTCCAGGATCATCTCCTCGGCTTCGCCGATGAACATGACATCGGCGAAATCGGCAAGGGGCTCCGGATTGATGGAGAGTGCGACACCGCCGATCCAGACCATGGGATCCCGCCCGTATTTTCTCCGGTTTCTTAAGGGATGGATCTTGTTTTTTTGAAGAATCTCGACCAGGTGGAGATAGTCCAGTTCAAAGGAGACGGAAAAAGCGAGGATATCAAATGTCCGAAGCCGGCGCCCGGACGGTATCGACCGGCAGAAATCTTCACGCCCTCCGGCCTTTTCCCTCTCCTCCCTGTCGGGCAGAAAGACCCGTTCACAGGTCACATCGTCCCTCTGGTTCAGGATATGATAGATGGTCTGAAACCCCAGATTGGACATCCCCACGGAGTAGGTGTTCGGATAGACCAATGCCGCCCGGATCCCGCCTTTCACAGGCTTCCAGATCTCTCCATATTCGGAAGCGAAACGTTTCTTGATTTTTTCTTCAAAGCGCATGCTTCATGTCATACCCTTTCAGTCCAGCTGCCTTCTCAGGAAAGTAGGGATGTCCAGATCGTTTTCAT
It includes:
- a CDS encoding YggS family pyridoxal phosphate enzyme, with amino-acid sequence MSVAENIEKIRKRVERAARHAGRDPEGITIVAVTKTVDVERIQEAVSAGITLLGENRVQEAGDKIRRMGKSVQWHMIGHLQTNKAREAADLFDMVHSVDSLRAADALNEEAGKLGKPLPVLVQVNISGEKSKSGVNAEETMTLIQSMAGMGNLKVQGLMTMPPYDEDPEKFRWVFRRLREMRDRIHQTGIPGVRMTHLSMGMSHDFETAVEEGATLIRIGTAIFGERG